A stretch of Synechococcus sp. WH 8020 DNA encodes these proteins:
- a CDS encoding AAA family ATPase, which produces MTTERITDDLNRLVSLLPAELQASLASTKSRDQLLEVVLDLGRVPEARYSGWSTALGSTSVTHADLQAMVERLGQFGSDNRAGIERTLHRISAIRNRRGEVVGLTCRVGRAVFGTVAMVRDLLDSGESLLLMGRPGVGKTTALREIARVLADDLGKRVVVIDTSNEIAGDGDIPHPAIGRARRMQVARPELQHQVMIEAVENHMPEVIVIDEIGTELEARAARTIAERGVTLVATAHGNALSNLIKNPTLCDLIGGIESVTLGDDEARRRRSQKTVLERAAEPTFSMAVEMHSRSRWAVYREVGRAVDALLRGQVPSPEERKMAADGRVLRVEPQLSSSLLRRPSLAPVPLPNPLEPTSLQPAAMGSAQLELKPSQAPPKMFQVLCCGLSEQRLDEAVRRHDWSVQAVDDLVQADVVLSVRQGLGRQPELRRQAREAGVPILVIKSDTLPQVERALERLLMRRDSDLPHRDSADSGDGDQSDASAALEECRLAIEQVVVPQGRPVELLPRTEDVRQMQADLVTRYRLRSDVYGTSGQRRLRVFPP; this is translated from the coding sequence ATGACGACCGAGCGCATTACCGACGACTTAAACCGACTCGTCTCTTTGCTTCCTGCAGAGCTCCAAGCCTCGTTGGCCTCAACGAAGTCAAGAGATCAACTTCTCGAGGTTGTGCTCGACCTTGGACGTGTCCCTGAAGCTCGTTATTCCGGTTGGTCCACCGCTCTCGGAAGCACCAGCGTGACCCATGCTGATCTGCAGGCCATGGTGGAACGTCTGGGCCAGTTTGGTTCCGACAACAGGGCGGGCATTGAGCGAACCTTGCATCGCATCAGTGCCATTCGTAATCGTCGAGGTGAGGTCGTGGGTCTGACCTGCCGAGTAGGGCGTGCTGTTTTTGGGACGGTGGCGATGGTGCGCGATCTTCTCGATAGTGGCGAATCGTTGCTGCTGATGGGCCGGCCCGGTGTCGGTAAAACCACGGCCTTACGCGAGATCGCTCGCGTTCTTGCCGATGACCTGGGAAAGCGGGTCGTTGTGATTGATACCAGCAATGAAATTGCGGGGGATGGTGATATTCCCCATCCCGCCATTGGCCGAGCGCGGCGCATGCAGGTGGCTCGGCCAGAGCTTCAGCATCAAGTGATGATTGAGGCAGTGGAAAACCATATGCCCGAGGTGATCGTTATTGACGAAATCGGCACCGAATTGGAAGCGCGTGCAGCCCGCACGATTGCTGAACGGGGGGTGACCTTGGTGGCGACAGCGCACGGAAATGCCCTGTCCAACCTCATTAAAAATCCAACCTTGTGCGACCTCATTGGTGGCATTGAATCCGTCACCCTTGGCGACGATGAGGCTCGCCGTCGACGCAGCCAGAAAACGGTGCTCGAACGGGCGGCTGAACCCACTTTTTCAATGGCCGTGGAGATGCACAGCCGCAGTCGCTGGGCTGTGTATCGAGAGGTGGGACGGGCGGTTGATGCATTGCTACGCGGCCAAGTGCCCAGTCCTGAAGAGCGGAAGATGGCTGCAGATGGACGCGTTCTTCGGGTTGAACCCCAGTTGTCTTCCTCGCTCCTAAGGCGCCCATCCTTGGCGCCGGTTCCGTTACCAAACCCCCTTGAGCCCACTTCATTGCAACCCGCAGCAATGGGTTCTGCGCAGTTAGAGCTGAAGCCGTCTCAGGCCCCTCCCAAGATGTTTCAGGTTCTTTGTTGTGGTCTGAGCGAGCAACGTCTTGATGAAGCGGTTCGACGTCATGACTGGTCTGTTCAGGCGGTGGATGATCTCGTGCAGGCCGATGTGGTGTTGAGCGTTCGCCAAGGACTCGGTCGTCAACCTGAACTCCGTCGTCAAGCGAGAGAAGCTGGCGTGCCGATTTTGGTGATTAAATCCGACACTCTTCCGCAAGTGGAGAGGGCATTGGAGCGTTTGTTGATGCGCCGAGATAGTGATTTGCCCCATCGAGACTCAGCGGACTCTGGTGATGGTGATCAGTCCGACGCCTCTGCCGCTCTGGAGGAATGCCGTCTGGCCATCGAGCAGGTGGTGGTTCCGCAAGGCCGTCCCGTGGAGCTTCTTCCTCGCACCGAAGACGTGCGCCAAATGCAAGCAGACCTTGTGACTCGCTACCGCCTTCGCAGCGATGTGTATGGCACGAGTGGCCAGCGGCGATTGAGAGTGTTTCCACCCTGA
- a CDS encoding HAD family hydrolase encodes MSLQPLLVFDFDGVILDGMDEYWSSSRAACRSLLQGVLLPEQTPTSFRHLRPWVHHGWEMVLIAALLQESDGPLQRLGVDAFAADYDQQLRAGLDRFGWHSSQLQDSLERVRRQAVSDDRAGWVALHRPFDGVPERLSRLEDEGVAWSVLTTKGRDFTAELLEAFQLRPMRLDGRESGPKPEVLLRLCREWALKGFVEDRRATLEAVLETPGLEGLKCFLADWGYLRPADREGLPDGLDLLSTSKFASPLAIWL; translated from the coding sequence GTGTCGTTGCAACCCCTCCTCGTTTTCGATTTCGACGGGGTGATCCTCGACGGGATGGATGAATACTGGTCGAGTTCTCGAGCAGCTTGTCGATCCCTGCTTCAGGGGGTGTTATTGCCGGAGCAAACACCGACCAGTTTTCGTCACTTGCGCCCCTGGGTGCATCACGGCTGGGAGATGGTTCTGATCGCTGCATTGCTTCAAGAGTCAGACGGACCCTTGCAGCGTCTTGGTGTTGATGCTTTCGCCGCTGACTATGACCAACAGCTTCGAGCTGGTCTCGATCGGTTTGGATGGCACTCGTCGCAGCTACAAGACTCCCTTGAGCGGGTTCGTCGTCAGGCCGTGTCTGACGATCGTGCTGGCTGGGTGGCATTGCATCGGCCATTTGATGGGGTGCCTGAGCGTTTGTCGCGCTTGGAGGACGAGGGTGTGGCTTGGTCTGTGCTCACAACAAAAGGGCGTGATTTCACGGCTGAGTTGCTTGAGGCTTTTCAGCTTCGCCCCATGCGTCTTGATGGCAGAGAGTCCGGCCCAAAGCCTGAGGTCTTACTTCGCTTGTGCCGCGAATGGGCGCTGAAGGGTTTTGTGGAAGATCGTCGGGCGACTCTTGAAGCTGTGTTGGAGACACCTGGGCTTGAAGGGCTGAAGTGCTTTTTGGCCGATTGGGGTTATCTGCGTCCAGCGGACCGAGAGGGTTTGCCGGATGGACTTGATTTGCTCTCGACCAGCAAATTTGCATCCCCCTTGGCGATCTGGCTCTGA
- the recA gene encoding recombinase RecA translates to MPADVKAAQSSAGDSRPGERDKALDLVLGQIERNFGKGSIMRLGDASRMRVETISTGALTLDLALGGGYPKGRVVEVYGPESSGKTTLTLHAIAEVQKRGGVAAFVDAEHALDPVYAASLGVDIENLLVSQPDTGEMALEIVDQLVRSAAVDIVVVDSVAALTPRAEIEGEMGDLAVGAQARLMSQAMRKITGNIGKSGCTVIFLNQLRLKIGVTYGNPETTTGGNALKFYASVRLDIRRIQTLKRGTEEYGIRAKVKVAKNKVAPPFRIAEFDILFGRGISTLGCVLDLAEETGVVTRKGAWYSYEGDNIGQGRDNTIGWLEQNPEAKDAIEVLVRQKLTEGSEVTSNSMRPLAAAARSAAAKPSAKTADTVKKSVADGAA, encoded by the coding sequence ATGCCAGCCGACGTGAAAGCCGCTCAATCCTCTGCAGGAGATTCCCGTCCGGGCGAGAGGGACAAGGCCTTAGACCTTGTGCTCGGTCAAATCGAGCGAAATTTTGGAAAGGGCTCGATCATGCGTTTGGGGGATGCCTCCCGAATGCGGGTGGAAACCATCTCTACGGGGGCCCTCACTCTTGATCTCGCCCTTGGCGGCGGGTATCCCAAGGGGCGAGTGGTTGAGGTCTACGGGCCTGAGAGTTCAGGTAAGACCACGCTCACCCTTCATGCCATCGCTGAGGTCCAAAAGCGTGGAGGAGTGGCGGCATTCGTTGATGCTGAGCATGCCCTTGATCCTGTTTATGCGGCCTCTCTCGGCGTCGATATCGAGAATCTGCTGGTCTCCCAGCCGGATACGGGTGAGATGGCGCTTGAGATCGTCGATCAGCTGGTTCGTTCTGCTGCGGTCGACATTGTGGTGGTCGACTCTGTTGCTGCGCTGACGCCAAGAGCGGAGATTGAGGGAGAGATGGGGGATTTGGCTGTTGGAGCCCAAGCTCGCTTGATGAGCCAGGCGATGCGCAAGATCACTGGCAACATTGGTAAGTCCGGTTGCACGGTGATTTTCCTGAACCAGCTTCGACTGAAGATCGGAGTGACCTATGGCAATCCGGAGACCACAACTGGCGGCAATGCGCTCAAGTTCTACGCCTCGGTACGGCTTGATATTCGTCGGATCCAAACCCTCAAGCGTGGCACTGAGGAGTACGGCATTCGGGCGAAGGTGAAAGTGGCGAAAAATAAGGTGGCACCTCCGTTTCGCATTGCTGAGTTCGACATTTTGTTTGGGCGTGGGATCAGCACACTCGGCTGTGTTCTCGACTTGGCCGAGGAAACCGGTGTGGTGACGCGCAAAGGGGCCTGGTACAGCTATGAGGGCGACAACATTGGCCAAGGCCGTGACAACACCATCGGTTGGCTCGAGCAAAACCCTGAGGCCAAGGACGCCATCGAAGTGCTGGTGCGTCAAAAGTTGACCGAAGGATCGGAGGTGACGTCGAATTCGATGCGCCCTTTGGCTGCTGCAGCCCGCTCAGCTGCTGCCAAGCCTTCGGCTAAAACTGCTGACACAGTTAAAAAGTCAGTCGCTGATGGAGCCGCTTAG
- a CDS encoding DUF1815 family protein, with the protein MFSRLAAQYRSVVQDLVMSLHALASSLQKQEIVATCYSCDEGDGRDGNTASFVAELGDQHLVRFLVSDFGISWVESRNGRELVKFEGAEAIQELQRIASSIQERSATGSTPEIASR; encoded by the coding sequence ATGTTTTCACGCCTTGCCGCTCAGTACCGCTCCGTCGTCCAAGACTTGGTCATGAGCCTTCATGCCCTTGCCTCAAGCCTGCAAAAACAAGAGATCGTTGCCACCTGCTACAGCTGCGATGAGGGAGATGGCCGCGACGGCAACACCGCATCGTTCGTAGCCGAACTCGGCGATCAACATCTCGTGCGTTTTCTAGTGTCCGACTTCGGGATCAGTTGGGTCGAATCCCGCAATGGACGAGAACTCGTGAAATTTGAGGGTGCAGAAGCCATTCAAGAACTTCAACGAATCGCCAGCTCCATACAGGAGCGCTCCGCAACGGGCAGCACCCCTGAAATTGCGAGCCGCTAA
- a CDS encoding DUF2839 domain-containing protein — MGEARRRNSQGLPPKQRKPDPKDSERIVAWLPLTRSQSQQFVALTTRGAWIGIGALVVFWIVVRFIGPAAGWWTLADTP, encoded by the coding sequence ATGGGAGAAGCTCGACGCCGCAACAGCCAGGGACTGCCCCCCAAGCAACGCAAACCAGACCCCAAGGACAGCGAGCGAATCGTTGCTTGGCTGCCATTAACCAGAAGTCAATCCCAGCAATTCGTTGCTTTAACAACCCGTGGAGCCTGGATCGGCATCGGAGCCTTGGTGGTGTTTTGGATCGTGGTGCGCTTCATTGGCCCCGCGGCCGGCTGGTGGACGCTGGCCGACACGCCTTAA